A part of Aegilops tauschii subsp. strangulata cultivar AL8/78 chromosome 2, Aet v6.0, whole genome shotgun sequence genomic DNA contains:
- the LOC109774557 gene encoding cytochrome b-c1 complex subunit Rieske, mitochondrial, whose amino-acid sequence MLRVARRRLSSSLSWRPVATVGARGPLAGAGGPGRDDDDGSAYQRRFAIESPFFTAARGFSSAETLVPRNQDAGLAELPATVAALKNPNSKILYDQYNHERYPPGDPSKRAFAYFVLSGGRFVYASLLRLLVLKFVLSMSASKDVLALASLEVDLSSIEPGSTVTVKWRGKPVFIRRRTDDDIKLANSVDVASLRHPEQDAERVKNPEWLVVIGVCTHLGCIPLPNSGDFGGWFCPCHGSHYDISGRIRKGPAPYNLEVPTYSFLEDNKMLIG is encoded by the exons ATGCTGAGGGTTGCGAGGAGGAGGCTCTCGTCTTCGCTCTCCTGGCGCCCCGTGGCGACCGTCGGAGCCAGGGGCCCGCTCGCTGGCGCCGGCGGCCCTGGGAGAGACGACGACGACGGTTCGGCCTACCAGCGGCGGTTCGCCATCGAGTCCCCCTTCTTCACCGCCGCGAGAG GCTTTTCTTCGGCTGAAACACTTGTTCCACGGAACCAAGATGCTGGGTTGGCTGAACTCCCAGCCACTGTTGCTGCACTGAAGAACCCCAACTCAAAAATCCTTTATGACCAGTACAACCATGAAAGATATCCTCCTGGAGATCCCAGCAAGCGTGCCTTTGCCTACTTTGTTCTGAGTGGTGGGAGATTCGTATATGCATCACTGCTGCGTCTCCTTGTCTTGAAGTTTGTCTTGAGCATGTCAGCAAGTAAGGATGTGCTTGCACTTGCTTCCCTTGAGGTTGATCTATCCAGCATTGAACCCGGTAGCACAGTGACTGTCAAGTGGCGTGGAAAGCCAGTCTTCATCAGGCGACGGACAGACGATGACATCAAGCTGGCCAACAGCGTGGATGTTGCATCCCTGCGCCACCCAGAGCAAGACGCTGAGCGTGTGAAGAACCCAGAGTGGCTGGTGGTTATTGGTGTCTGCACTCATCTTGGTTGCATTCCCCTTCCCAACTCTGGAGACTTTGGTGGCTGGTTCTGCCCGTGCCATGGCTCCCACTATGACATCTCTGGCAGAATCCGCAAGGGCCCTGCCCCGTACAACCTTGAGGTGCCCACCTACAGTTTCTTGGAAGATAACAAGATGCTCATAGGCTAA
- the LOC141041040 gene encoding cytochrome b-c1 complex subunit Rieske, mitochondrial-like, with protein MLQLAADAILGKKDKFRFCKEVKCSHTVLTQFVLSGGRFVYASLLRLLVLKFVLSMSASKDVLALASLEVDLSSIEPGSTVTVKWRGKPVFIRRRTDDDIKLANSVDVASLRHPEQDAERVKNPEWLVVIGVCTHLGCIPLPNSGDFGGWFCPCHGSHYDISGRIRKGPAPYNLEVPTYSFLEDNKMLIG; from the exons ATGCTGCAATTGGCTGCTGACG CAATtctcggcaaaaaagacaaattcaggtTCTGTAAAGAAGTTAAATGTTCACACACTGTTCTGACCCAATTTGTTCTGAGTGGTGGGAGATTCGTATATGCATCACTGCTGCGTCTCCTTGTCTTGAAGTTTGTCTTGAGCATGTCAGCAAGTAAGGATGTGCTTGCACTTGCTTCCCTTGAGGTTGATCTATCCAGCATTGAACCCGGTAGCACAGTGACTGTCAAGTGGCGTGGAAAGCCAGTCTTCATCAGGCGACGGACAGACGATGACATCAAGCTGGCCAACAGCGTGGATGTTGCATCCCTGCGCCACCCAGAGCAAGACGCTGAGCGTGTGAAGAACCCAGAGTGGCTGGTGGTTATTGGTGTCTGCACTCATCTTGGTTGCATTCCCCTTCCCAACTCTGGAGACTTTGGTGGCTGGTTCTGCCCGTGCCATGGCTCCCACTATGACATCTCTGGCAGAATCCGCAAGGGCCCTGCCCCGTACAACCTTGAGGTGCCCACCTACAGTTTCTTGGAAGATAACAAGATGCTCATAGGCTAA
- the LOC141041041 gene encoding cytochrome b-c1 complex subunit Rieske, mitochondrial-like: protein MLQLAADAILGKKDKFRFCKEVKCSHTVLTQFVLSGGRFVYASLLRLLVLKFVLSMSASKDVLALASLEVDLSSIEPGSTVTVKWRGKPVFIRRRTDDDIKLANSVDVASLRHPEQDAERVKNPEWLVVIGVCTHLGCIPLPNSGDFGGWFCPCHGSHYDISGRIRKGPAPYNLEVPTYSFLEDNKMFIG from the exons ATGCTGCAATTGGCTGCTGACG CAATtctcggcaaaaaagacaaattcaggtTCTGTAAAGAAGTTAAATGTTCACACACTGTTCTGACCCAATTTGTTCTGAGTGGTGGGAGATTCGTATATGCATCACTGCTGCGTCTCCTTGTCTTGAAGTTTGTCTTGAGCATGTCAGCAAGTAAGGATGTGCTTGCACTTGCTTCCCTTGAGGTTGATCTATCCAGCATTGAACCCGGTAGCACAGTGACTGTCAAGTGGCGTGGAAAGCCAGTCTTCATCAGGCGACGGACAGACGATGACATCAAGCTGGCCAACAGCGTGGATGTTGCATCCCTGCGCCACCCAGAGCAAGACGCTGAGCGTGTGAAGAACCCAGAGTGGCTGGTGGTTATTGGTGTCTGCACTCATCTTGGTTGCATTCCCCTTCCCAACTCTGGAGACTTTGGTGGCTGGTTCTGCCCGTGCCATGGCTCCCACTATGACATCTCTGGCAGAATCCGCAAGGGCCCTGCCCCGTACAACCTTGAGGTGCCCACCTACAGTTTCTTGGAAGATAACAAGATGTTCATAGGCTAA